The sequence below is a genomic window from Mycobacterium heidelbergense.
GTCTGCGATCGGGTCCGTCATCGTCATGGTGTCTAGTCCTGTGTCCGGTTACCAGCTGCTCTTCTGCACGCCGGGCAGTTCACCCGCGTGGGCCATCTCGCGCAGGCAGATCCTGCACAGGCCGAACTTGCGGTAGACGGCGCGCGGGCGCCCGCACTTGCTGCAGCGCGTGTAGGAACGCACCGCGAACCGTGGTTTCCGAGCCGCCTTGTTGATCAGTGCCTTCTTAGCCATCTAGTCAGTTCTCCTTGAACGGAAAGCCGAGGGCCCGCAACAGCGCTCGCCCTTCGTCGT
It includes:
- a CDS encoding type Z 30S ribosomal protein S14 produces the protein MAKKALINKAARKPRFAVRSYTRCSKCGRPRAVYRKFGLCRICLREMAHAGELPGVQKSSW